The region AGAGCCTCAATAATATCACATAGTATTGATTTGTTTTTATGAAGCTCTATTGATTTTTCATATTCTCCAATCTTAACAAAATTATCTAATGAAAGCTTAAAGGCAATGTTACTTAGAAAATGTGAACTTACAAAATATGATTTTAGCTTTGAGAGTGCTCCTTCTGGTAGACTAGGGTATTTAACGAAAAGATATTTTGCCGTAATAAAATTAATTATTGAGTCACCTAAAAATTCGAGCCTTTCATAATTATAGTATTCAGGGAGACCTTTTTCAAAAGCATAAGATTTATGCGTAAAAGCTTGATAAAGATATTCTTTATTCTTAAATTTATAATCTATAATTTGTTCTATATTTTTTAGTTCTTTGTATATTTCTTTAATACAATACAGGCGTTTGTTCCTCCAAATCCAAATGAATTACTCATTGCGTAATTAATATCAAAGGGTAGGGCTTTGTTTGGAACATAATCAAGATCACATTCATCGTCGGCTTCTTCTAAATTTATTGTAGGTGCAATTTTTCCGTACTTCATCATCATTGAGGTGTAGGCTACTTCAACACCACCAGTAGCACCAATTAAATGACCAGTCATTGATTTTGATGAACTTACTTTTAATTTATATGCATGTTCTTTAAAAACTGATTTTATAGCTTTTGTCTCTATTACATCATTATATGGTGTTGATGTGCCATGGGCATTAATATAGTCAATATAGGCAGGGTCTATGTTTGCATCATTAATAGCATTTTTCATACATAGCATTGCCCCATACCCTTTAGGATCGGGAGCAGTTACATGATATGCATCTGAGCTCATTCCATATCCAACAACTTCACAGTATATATCTGATTTTCTTTTGAGGGCATGTTCTAGTTCTTCTAAAACTATAATACCACAACCTTCACTTACGACAAAACCGTCCCTATTCTTATCAAAAGGCCTTGAGGCTTTTTCAGGTTCATTATTTCTTTTTGATAGGGCATTGATCCTGGCAAAGCCAGTAATTGCGTAAGCTGTGACAGTTGTTTCAGAGCCACCAGCAAGTATGATATCAGCGTCGCCATATTGAATCATTCTATAAGATTCGCCAATTGAATGCAAGCCTGTGGCACATGCAGTTGATATTGCAATATTTGGACCTTTAAAATTAAATTCAATAGACACAGCACCAGAGGCATTATTAATTATTGTAGCAGGTATAAACATTGGAGAGACTTTCTTTATACCATATTTTATAAAATTTTCATGATTGTTTTCCCAAACCTCTAAACCACCTATACCAGAACCT is a window of Deferribacterota bacterium DNA encoding:
- the fabF gene encoding beta-ketoacyl-ACP synthase II, which encodes MKRRVVITGIGLVTPIGLNKETNWDNLINGRSGINKIRGFDASNLPVQIAGEVKGFTATDYMDKKLARKYSKFMQYSIAAAKEALGDSGINLNNVDRDRCGVVIGSGIGGLEVWENNHENFIKYGIKKVSPMFIPATIINNASGAVSIEFNFKGPNIAISTACATGLHSIGESYRMIQYGDADIILAGGSETTVTAYAITGFARINALSKRNNEPEKASRPFDKNRDGFVVSEGCGIIVLEELEHALKRKSDIYCEVVGYGMSSDAYHVTAPDPKGYGAMLCMKNAINDANIDPAYIDYINAHGTSTPYNDVIETKAIKSVFKEHAYKLKVSSSKSMTGHLIGATGGVEVAYTSMMMKYGKIAPTINLEEADDECDLDYVPNKALPFDINYAMSNSFGFGGTNACIVLKKYTKN